The sequence below is a genomic window from Falsibacillus pallidus.
TTAAGAACCACAATTTAACGAAGACGAATCAGCGCTTCCGCATCTATCAAATTGCCACTGCAGCGATTCAATCCTATTCACACGGAACGAATGACGCGCAAAAGGCAATGGGGATCATCACGCTGGCATTGATTTCAAATAATTACTTATCTTCAGCCGATATCCCGTTCTGGGTACAGTTATCCTGTGCTACCGCTATGGGACTTGGCACATCCATCGGTGGATGGAAGATCATCCAGACAGTCGGAGGCAAAATCATGAAACTCCGTCCTGTAAATGGCGTTGCAGCTGACTTATCATCTGCATTGATCATTTTCGGAGCGACTTACGTGCATTTGCCTGTCAGCTCCACCCACGTCATTTCTTCATCCATCCTTGGCGTCGGGGCCTCTCACCGCAGAAAAGGAGTTCAGTGGAATACAGCGAAAAGAATCATCATTACTTGGGTCATCACCCTTCCGATTTCCGCTGCTTTAGCTGCAATTCTATATTGGATAATGGATTTCTTTTTTTAATAAATGAAAGGCCGTGATCATCACACGGCCTTTTTATTATCGACTTATATGGTGCTTCGCATAAAAATATTGGTTTCGAGCTTTTCCCGGACATTGTCTTCTCCATCCAGACTGCGGATGAACAGTTTAAAAGCCCTCCTCCCCATTTCTTTTACCGGAATGTGGATGGATGTAATATCAAGCAGTTCTGAAATCGGATGGTTGTCACAGCTCATGACTGCTAAATCTCCTGGGATATCTATTGCCGCTTTTTTAGCTTCAGACACAATTCCTGCTGCCACTTGATCGCTTGTAGCCAAAAGGGCAGTCGGACGATTCTTCAGCTTTTCCCACTCATTCATCACCCTTATTCCATCATTGATGGTATAGCAGCCGGTAAAAATCCATTCTTCGTTTAAATCCATTTTAAATTTCTTCAGAGAATCTCTATATGCTTGAATGCGTTCAATGCTATTAGTGCCTGTTTTCCGGTGGATGCAGAGTCCGATGCTCTGATGTCCCTTTTCCCTTAATGTTTCAAGAGCTGTTTGAAACGCTTGGTAATGGTCGATATAAACCGATGGAAAACCTTGTTCAATCTTTTCGCAAAGAACGATGGGGCCATCCTCCCGAAAAGCAGAAATCACTTCGATTTCATTTATCCTCGAGACAATGATCAATCCGTCGACCTGTCTGCTTTTCAATGATTGAAGTGCATCAATCTCCGCTTTCTTTTGATAGTTGGTCTGAAAGACTTGCAGGCTGATTCCTTCCTTGATCGCTTCTTCTGCCAGCCCGTGCAGCCATTCACCGTAATAAGGAAGATGCAAAAATGGAAGGACGATGCCCACAGAGTTTGTCCTCCCTTTTGACAAATGAACCGCATTGATATTTTTTGTATAATTCAGCTTTTCTGCAGCTTCCATGACAGCCTTCACTTTCTCCTCAGATACATATGGATGCCCATTGAAGACCCTCGAAGCAGTCGTGACGGAAACTCCTGCAAGCTTTGCTACTTCCCGAATATTTCCCATATCATCACCTGAATATTTATTTAATAAAAGTCTTGCTATGAAACGCGTTTCATACATTAAAGTTACCTCAAACAAGGAGGTGCGTATCTCATGATCGGTATTTTGATTCTTCTATTCCTTTGCCTCATCATCCTTTTTGGCTCCTATCTTGCCTTGAGCGCCAAGGGTTTCAGCTACATGGATGATTCAAAGGATCCCTTTAAAGATTTATTTAAAAAATGATATAACACGTTGTTTTCTTTCATTATATCCTTCCTCTTTTTTAAAGTCATGAAATTGCCTTTTCCACATCAGACGGAAAAAACACCTGTTTATTCTTCGTTCCGATGTGGAATGGAATAAGTAAAGACTGTTACAGGAGGAGATTTTTTGATCATCAACAATGTTAGAATCTATCAGCCAGGCACCACACATCCAAAAGAGGAGCTTTATCAAGTTTCTATTAATGAAGAGGGAAAATTTGATTCCATCGGTCCCGCCGCTTCCAATCAAAGTGGTGCAGACTCATATGACGCAAAGGGACGGGTCATGGCCCCGAGCTTCACCGATTCCCATCTGCATTTCTTGCGGTATGGACTGATGAAAAAAGAACTTGATTTACGGCATGTGACCAGCTGGGAAGAAATGAAGCGGGAAGTCCGCGAATTTTATCCAGAGATGGAAGAAGAAGATTGGATTGTTGGAAGAGGCTTGGATGACAGCCAATTCACTGACATCGACCACTTGCTTAAAAAAGACGATCTGGATGAAATCCATTTGGATAAAAAAATGTTCTTCCTTCACGAGGACGGCCATGAATGTGTAGTAAACCAAAAAGTGATTGACTTGCTTGAAAAAGAAAAAAACTTTAAGAACATTCCAGACCTCTTCAAAGAAACCGGGGAAGACGGGAGCTGGAATGGCCGTTTTAAAGATACTGCCGTTCATTACCTTAAAAGACACTTCCGAGGGAGATCCGTTGCCGATGCAAAAGAAGCAATAAAAATGGGAATCCCACATCTCCTAAGGCATGGCATTACAGCCATCCATACAGAAGATCTGAATTTCATCGGCTCCTATGAAAAATTATGGAGTGCCTATACAGAGCTCGAACAGGAAGGAGAGCTTCCGATCACCTGCCTCCTCCATCATTACTTATTTAACATCGATGACATCCACCACTATTTAAATAACCACTCCTTAAGAACCGGGGAAGGAACAGAACGCGTCAAAGTCGGGGCGTTTAAAATTTTCCTAGACGGGACGCAGCGCCTCCACACTTCTGCCTTAAGGATGGCATACCGGGATAAACCTGAAACATCCGGTAAACTTGTCTATTCCCAAGAGGAATTAAATGAAATGGTGAAACTTGCTTCAGAAAACAATATGCAGGTCGCCATGCATGCCATCGGTGACAGATCAGTTGAACAGGCAATCATTGCCTTGGAGCAGGATGAAGCCAGAACGGACGAACTCTGCCACCGGATCATCCATGCCCAGGTATTGGGAGAAGACCTGATTCAGCGTTTAAAAAAGTTAAAACCTTATATTGAAACACAGCCCTCTTTCCTTATGAATGAGTGGGATGAAACTGCAAAATGGGTTGGCGACGACCTTGTGCCGTACTGTGACGCCTTTGCTTCCCTGATTAGAAATCATGTTCCGACCACCCTGAGTTCAGATGCCCCGATCGGTGAATTGAATCCATTTGAAGGGATATTTGCAGCAGTAAATCGAACGGACAAAGATCATCAGCCGGAAAATGGCTGGATGCCTCAAGAAAAGTTGACTATTGATGAGGCGTTTGATGGCTATTCATTTGTCCCTGTAAAAATGGAACTCTCAGACAATAAGCGGGGAAAAATTGAAAAAGGCTTTCAAGCTGATTTCATCTTATTGGATCACCATCCATGCGAGGTGCCAGAAAAAGAGCTTCGTCATCTGCAAGTTTGCGAAACGTGGATGGAAGGTAAGCGTGTGTATCAGAAGGAATAAAGAAAACAGGCCGGAGTCAACGGCCTGTTTTTTTATGTTTCTTATTTGTCATTCAACATCCATTCCCCAGAAGGATCCGGTCACTTCGCGGATGACCTCGGGCAGCACACCGAATGTATACGGCATATAAAGCCGCTCGGTCCATTTATGCCCGTCCTCACCGTAAACGCCAATATTAATGGATGGAATATTTAAATTCCTTATCCTTGAAATCGGCAGCGGATACAGTTCGTCCATCATGGGGATATTTTTTGTCAAATTATCAATGTCCTCATCGCTTTCATGGAGCGAAAGGAAACTTCCATCTGCCAAGTAAGGAAAGAACCGTTTTACCACAAACTCTTCCCCTGTTTCCTCACTGATTCTATTTAAACGTTCTTCCAGCGCCTTTTTGGTCTTGGTCCCAAACTCATTCTCTACATTCAAATAGTTATGAGGCAGAAATGGCGGGGCAAAAAACACAACTACACGAGGATTCTTATCAGGATCAAGCTGCTGAAGGGCTTCTACCATCTTAAATGCCCGCTCCCTTGTATCGAGCCCCATTGTTTCATCTAAAACAGTTTCCAATGTATTTTCCACGTCTCTGCCTTCCAATTTCAATTTTTCCATGAACTCAAAAAGTGTCACAACTTCAATATTTATATCCAAATTTCTTTCCGGCAGACTATGAATGTTCCGGAATAGTTCATTTCTCTCCAGCAGCATCTGTCCGTAGTCTTTGCATACACCATGCGCGATTTGAACCATTTCC
It includes:
- a CDS encoding LacI family DNA-binding transcriptional regulator, which codes for MYETRFIARLLLNKYSGDDMGNIREVAKLAGVSVTTASRVFNGHPYVSEEKVKAVMEAAEKLNYTKNINAVHLSKGRTNSVGIVLPFLHLPYYGEWLHGLAEEAIKEGISLQVFQTNYQKKAEIDALQSLKSRQVDGLIIVSRINEIEVISAFREDGPIVLCEKIEQGFPSVYIDHYQAFQTALETLREKGHQSIGLCIHRKTGTNSIERIQAYRDSLKKFKMDLNEEWIFTGCYTINDGIRVMNEWEKLKNRPTALLATSDQVAAGIVSEAKKAAIDIPGDLAVMSCDNHPISELLDITSIHIPVKEMGRRAFKLFIRSLDGEDNVREKLETNIFMRSTI
- a CDS encoding amidohydrolase — encoded protein: MIINNVRIYQPGTTHPKEELYQVSINEEGKFDSIGPAASNQSGADSYDAKGRVMAPSFTDSHLHFLRYGLMKKELDLRHVTSWEEMKREVREFYPEMEEEDWIVGRGLDDSQFTDIDHLLKKDDLDEIHLDKKMFFLHEDGHECVVNQKVIDLLEKEKNFKNIPDLFKETGEDGSWNGRFKDTAVHYLKRHFRGRSVADAKEAIKMGIPHLLRHGITAIHTEDLNFIGSYEKLWSAYTELEQEGELPITCLLHHYLFNIDDIHHYLNNHSLRTGEGTERVKVGAFKIFLDGTQRLHTSALRMAYRDKPETSGKLVYSQEELNEMVKLASENNMQVAMHAIGDRSVEQAIIALEQDEARTDELCHRIIHAQVLGEDLIQRLKKLKPYIETQPSFLMNEWDETAKWVGDDLVPYCDAFASLIRNHVPTTLSSDAPIGELNPFEGIFAAVNRTDKDHQPENGWMPQEKLTIDEAFDGYSFVPVKMELSDNKRGKIEKGFQADFILLDHHPCEVPEKELRHLQVCETWMEGKRVYQKE
- a CDS encoding inorganic phosphate transporter; this translates as MDTLFVITILIVIGALIFDFINGFHDTANTIATSVSTKALKPRHAILLAAVMNFIGALTFTGVAKTITKDIVDPFTLHNGSLVILAALISAIVWNLITWYYGIPSSSSHAIIGAIAGAAIASAGFTALNYTGFIKILEALLISPILAFVIGFIIYTIFKVFLKNHNLTKTNQRFRIYQIATAAIQSYSHGTNDAQKAMGIITLALISNNYLSSADIPFWVQLSCATAMGLGTSIGGWKIIQTVGGKIMKLRPVNGVAADLSSALIIFGATYVHLPVSSTHVISSSILGVGASHRRKGVQWNTAKRIIITWVITLPISAALAAILYWIMDFFF